Proteins encoded in a region of the Rutidosis leptorrhynchoides isolate AG116_Rl617_1_P2 chromosome 9, CSIRO_AGI_Rlap_v1, whole genome shotgun sequence genome:
- the LOC139866561 gene encoding tropinone reductase homolog At5g06060-like isoform X1: MSEAAANIQSSTRTSRWSLTGTTALVTGGTRGIGFAVVEELMELGAAVHTCSRNENELNQRLEEWSAKGFTVTGSVCDLTSRPQREHLLQNVSSIFNGKLNILVNNVGMTIYKPTVDHTSEEYSLMMATNLESCFHISQLSHPLLKASGNGSIVFISSVAGLVHASASIYGATKGAMNQLTKNLACEWAKDNIRTNGVAPFIIRTPLAEPFLNDEWFMNAVVSRTPMKRPGEPNEVSSVVGFLCLPAASYITGQTIAIDGGYTVNGFE, translated from the exons ATGTCAGAAGCAGCCGCTAATATCCAATCTTCAACCAGAACTTCAAGATGGTCTCTTACCGGAACGACAGCTCTTGTCACCGGTGGTACACGTGGGATTGGTTTTGCTGTGGTTGAGGAATTAATGGAGTTAGGTGCTGCAGTACACACGTGTTCACGCAACGAAAATGAACTTAACCAACGTTTAGAAGAATGGTCTGCAAAAGGGTTCACTGTCACTGGATCCGTCTGTGATTTAACTTCTCGTCCTCAACGCGAACATCTTCTACAAAACGTCTCCTCTATCTTCAACGGAAAGCTCAATATCTta GTAAACAATGTTGGAATGACTATATATAAACCTACGGTCGACCATACATCAGAAGAGTATTCGTTGATGATGGCTACAAATTTGGAGTCTTGTTTCCATATATCTCAACTTTCACATCCACTTTTGAAAGCTTCTGGAAATGGTAGCATTGTGTTCATCTCCTCTGTTGCAGGTCTTGTTCATGCTTCTGCATCTATCTACGGAGCAACTAAAG GTGCAATGAATCAGCTTACGAAAAATTTAGCCTGCGAATGGGCAAAAGACAATATCCGGACCAATGGTGTAGCCCCATTTATCATTAGAACACCGCTTGCTGAACCC TTTTTGAATGATGAGTGGTTTATGAATGCGGTGGTGTCTAGAACTCCAATGAAACGTCCGGGAGAACCAAATGAAGTTTCGTCGGTTGTTGGGTTTCTTTGCTTACCTGCTGCTTCTTACATAACTGGCCAAACAATTGCTATCGATGGAGGGTACACGGTTAATGGTTTCGAGTAA
- the LOC139866561 gene encoding tropinone reductase homolog At2g29150-like isoform X2: protein MSEAAANIQSSTRTSRWSLTGTTALVTGGTRGIGFAVVEELMELGAAVHTCSRNENELNQRLEEWSAKGFTVTGSVCDLTSRPQREHLLQNVSSIFNGKLNILVNNVGMTIYKPTVDHTSEEYSLMMATNLESCFHISQLSHPLLKASGNGSIVFISSVAGLVHASASIYGATKVFE, encoded by the exons ATGTCAGAAGCAGCCGCTAATATCCAATCTTCAACCAGAACTTCAAGATGGTCTCTTACCGGAACGACAGCTCTTGTCACCGGTGGTACACGTGGGATTGGTTTTGCTGTGGTTGAGGAATTAATGGAGTTAGGTGCTGCAGTACACACGTGTTCACGCAACGAAAATGAACTTAACCAACGTTTAGAAGAATGGTCTGCAAAAGGGTTCACTGTCACTGGATCCGTCTGTGATTTAACTTCTCGTCCTCAACGCGAACATCTTCTACAAAACGTCTCCTCTATCTTCAACGGAAAGCTCAATATCTta GTAAACAATGTTGGAATGACTATATATAAACCTACGGTCGACCATACATCAGAAGAGTATTCGTTGATGATGGCTACAAATTTGGAGTCTTGTTTCCATATATCTCAACTTTCACATCCACTTTTGAAAGCTTCTGGAAATGGTAGCATTGTGTTCATCTCCTCTGTTGCAGGTCTTGTTCATGCTTCTGCATCTATCTACGGAGCAACTAAAG TTTTTGAATGA